From the Nycticebus coucang isolate mNycCou1 chromosome 13, mNycCou1.pri, whole genome shotgun sequence genome, the window TATTTTGTTCAGAAATAGCTTATGTCATTTAAACTCATAGAAATAGTAAGTAACTGTGCCTTACTCAGAAGCCTAATATTTTAACATCCTTTTATCTCCTTTTCTCCAAGCAATCCAGCATCTGCAGAGCAGCAATTCATTATGGTATAATAGACAATGATGGTGGTTGGGTAGATATCACGAGACaaggaagaaaacattatttcatcAAATCCAATAGAAATGGCATTCAAACAATTGGGTAAGTACCCAGATGATCTtttggaccagatgattttaaaTTGTAATGATAAGCCATTCTTCAGAGGAAAGCACAGAAGAATTTAATTTAAGAAAAGTTAATGTTTTTCCAAGTTCATTTTAGCTACATAATTTCCAGagacaaaaagaagaattagtaTCTGAATTCAAAGTTGAAACTCTTTTGCTTATAATAGGCATGGGCATACTCCAAATTTCCAAGTTTAAGAGGTAGAAGTATGTATAATTTGCAGTTAATTCCCAATGTAAAGCAGTACATTTTTTTAACCGTGACAGACTAATCCCCAAAAGGTTAGTTTGCATATTCTCCCTGCCCTGTTTAGGGGAAATGGCTTATTTCATGCAATAATAACTTTTTTGAATTACTGTTAACATGACATTAAATACCATAATGTTAAATTACATTAATGggtaaaaaagcattttaaaaaattctctaaatATGTAATAtgctgtctgtcttctttttattatCCATTTAAACGTAATTTAACTCAAAAACATTGGTtatcttttcaaatgtttctcATATTAAGAATACTAAATACCTCATTCTACAACACTGAATTTTATATGTACTCGATAGAAAGTAGAAAGATAAAggcatttgaaatgtttttggaGTGTCTCTTCTAAGCAAAACAATAAACATTATTGAACCTCGTACAGAATGCCTTTTCTTAAGATATATGACATCTCTTTTCCTTGTAACTGTACAATTGCATGGAACTTCACAGTGGGGTTAActatataaacaattaaaaactcTTGAAAATTTGTGGATTGACTTCCTGTGTATACAGTTTTGTTCAAAGGTTTGATGTGGGTTTTCAGCCATTAACAATAACTCTTTCTTAGTAAAAGTTTAACATTAAATTTGAGGCTAACACAAACAAATGATTGTTGAAATGTTATAGCTTCCGTCCTGAAGTTCAGAATGTTTAAGTACCACCATAAAGACACCTTACCTTTTgcgatagatttttttttttctgaaaatatgggTATACACACACCAattaatattttgacatatgAGTGATACCTAAtcttatgtttctgttttttaataatgCATATAATGAGGAGAAGGTCATTCCTGTATTACAGACAATTTATTAGGTTCTAGGGGGAAACATGAATAATGCATACTTCCTAAGGTACTTATTAATTTGTAGTCTTTTACAACATTGCTTTGTATTTACTATTGTGAAGGATTAAATAGTTTGATTCTATGGAGATGGGGAACTAGTATtcgagttttaatttttataaaaaacaaatacacagggtggccataaagttcgtgtgtaattttaaatacatacatatatatgcatatatatatgatatTAGGATATATAGAATGTGTATTGCTTTATCCTATTATCtataaatttttgaaatgaataaTGATGAGAACAGCCTCTAATATTAAGAATAGTATTGATTTGGTTCATACATGACTGTATTATGAATGTAGCATAAAATTGTTGATATATTCTGGTATCATTACTTATGtagttactttattttattgttatttttccaaAGTAAGGCAAATTTTATTGAGGAAAAATGAGATAGGCTTACAGAacaagaaagtttacaaagcaggataTGTTCCCCACAGACAGTGAACAGgtctccattgccagggcaagtaggcaaagagccCCTGTATGggtatttcaataaaaatatgtttctaaGTGAAGTATGTGTAGACATAAAATACCAGAAATTATGCTCATGATGATGCCTATAAGAAAATGATGGACATTTCTTGTTATCTTCAGCAAATACCAGTCTGCTAATTCCTTCACAGTCTCTAAAGTAACAGGTTAGTacattttttgtcttattttcttacACCTGTATAGCATGTTATCACTTTCACTTactgttttgtgttttatttccccAGTTCAAGCTGTGACTTGTGAAACAACTGTGGAACAGCTCTGTCCATTCCATAAGCCTGCTTCACATTGCCCAAGGTAATGTTTTCTAgattttgtctctctctctctcttttttaaaccAGTGAACATATGTGGGCTTTGGCACTGTGATAATTGTTTTTCGCTGAAtttcttgcatctctgggatTCAAAGGATGTGTGATCCTGCCCTGCTAAGCAAGAGGAAGCAGTGGACTATCTCAGCCACATGGACTCCAGGCATGCCTAATACGTTTTCTAATGCAAAAGCGCTTTCTCTTAGTCCATAATATCAGGGTGTATGACTGTCATCTGTGTGTTCACCTGTGCTATAGAGACCTGTATTAGTCTGCTTGGGCTTCTGTAGCAAAATACCTTGGACTTGGTTGGtgtaaacagaaatttatttattaagatcCTAGAATCTGGAAAGTTCAAGTCCCGGTCCTGGCAGAGGGGGTTCCTGGTGTGGGCTGTCTTCTTTGTTTGCAGATGGACATCTTTTCTTTGTGTCCTCACGTGGTTGAGGAGAGAATTCACTCCTTTGTATCTCTTCTTATACTAATCCCATCTTATATCATCTTAGGATACTAGTCCCATTCAATAAAGCACCTATTCTTATGTCCTCACTTAACCATAATTACCTCGATAAAGGCTTGTCTCCAAATTCAGTCATATTGGGGATAgggacttcaacatgtgaattttgaagGATGGAAACATTCAATCCATAGAAAATTCTTATGAAAGAAACTATTGTCATATTTTTTGACATTATTATTGAGTTCCTAATTTAGATCAATCTGATTGTATTATGCAAGTCAAAAAAACCCACATCttgctctttttaatttttgttttgtatattctCTTTTAGAAAGTTATATTGGGATTcatctattataaaataatgagaaaaataatttatttttcttggccAACCTGTGATGAAAACTGTTTAGAAGTATTATGGCCATAAACTGCACTTAGTATACAGGGAAACGGAGTATGTCCCTGTGCAACCACAGAACTTCTGAAAACTAGTAAGGAAACTTAAGAGTTATAATTTGACAAACTATATTTGCTAAAAAATTGAGGGAGCTTAATTTTTATGGAGTTTATTTACTTTAGGAAAACTACTTACCCTTTTAAAACTAATACAGTAGTTCACTTAAAGAATGAGATTGGAACCTTCCTAGCAGAAGACTGTGTTATCGATTTAATGAGTGCCCGCTTTTCTACCAGTAAGTAGTTTCCCAGATACATGTGTAATATAAAGGAATAGGTGActtgtttattttcaaaaacctAATCTTTTGTTTCTACTCTAATGTGAGATTAGCATTGTAAAATATGGTCAGCTAACTAGATGTATGCTGATTTGAGAATGTTGAAATAACTCAACATGTGTCTTTACCAAATTCAGCAGATTACAAAGTGCATGGAATAATTCTAGGATCCCTTACTGTGTGATGTTTATCCTATACTTTTTTACCACCTGACCACGAATGaattatatccaaaatatttttattataaaaatacaatttccttTTACTAGACCTTCATTAATTATGTCCTTATAAGGCTTACAGGTTTGATTAAATCATGGTTTGTTTTGTAATCTTAGAAAagttttgtagaattttttttttcagatttctcaagcCACTTTACTTAcagattatatttttatagaaagaagaaaaaatgtattgTTAAGCGAAGCTGATAAGTTTTCATCACAATATATGTAAAAAGCAGAAGTTTTAGgattatacatttataaatatttattaaatacctacATTATACCAGTATTATGCTAGGCCCTGTGTTAGCTGTGTAGATAGGTTTAGGAGAACCACATGAGGGTCATGTCTGTGGAGCATTCCTGCATAAGCCTTCCTCAACTAAAAGCACAATCATGGTCATTTCGTATCTATAAAACAGTCTGTGTCAATGGTGTTCCAAAAGGGTAAAGTTATTCAAGTAAAACACTGATATACcagttttctgtttcttggttTATTCAGGGAGGGgggcatcaaaaaaaaaaggaaaatgatacaaatttttaaaagttagttttTAGCTGTTACTATCACCAATATGATATACCCACccatagaaataataatttatacaTAATTTTGATCTTAAGtaatctggaaagttctcctcctttttttaatttcagagactAGTAAAACcaagtttgtattttcttttcttcatataaaatttttgatagtttcatttcataaattatttatatgaCCTTTGGTAACTTTCTGGAGAAAATtgataaaatcaaataaattaaaggaaattcATTCAAAAAAAGCTTGAGGAAACAAGGTTTACCTGCGTTGTCATGTCCTTGAGAGGTTCTATCACTGGCAGAACAACCCAAAATAAACCATTACTTAATATCATAACCCTGTAGAAATTGTGTGTTTGATAGGAAATCTTATCCTGTTGTACATACATGTATCTATAAACAATTAGGTCTTAGAAATCTGTTGAATGCACAAGATGTAAAAGTAGGTATCATTAAGAGATGTCAGCCATTTTATTCAAAGCTTATGGGCAAATTGAAAATGTGGAATGTTTACTAGACCATCACCTATTTTCTCAGTAGTTTGTAACAAGCTGTCGAAAATAACAGATTAGAACACATGCAAAATCTCCCTGAGTCTTTGTTCTACCTAAACTTCTCTAAGTAGAAGCTAAATCAACTTGGAACTACTGACCTTGGCTTTCTGCAAACCAAGTGCTAAGTGTGGGCATGGTAGAGTTTGCACAGCATGGTCCTAAGGGCGGAGCAGATAGTTTTATAGTCACAGGGCTGGCAGTGAATGCCCAGCAGTTTTCAAATATGATGAGATCATTTTCCAGTCAGAGGGGACACCCTTCCTCCTGCAGAAACCCCAGACAGCATCTTTTTTAACAATCAACCCTTTAATTCAAAGTTATAAAAACTCAGATTCAAATGCTTCTGGTCTAAATgctatgtgatatatatatatatatactttagagTGTACAATGTTGtgcacattttataaataataactaGCTAgttgttaaaaactattttaagaagCATCTGCTTCATTTGGCCAGGGTAGTTCCATGGAGGTGTTTTTAGGATGCTTTTAGGAAAGTCCTTGATGCCATCTTCCAGCAGTGTTTTCCATGTAGTTGTTATGTTGGAAGTCTCGTTTACTATGTGCAGTGAATTCTGTTTTGTTCAgttttagtttgtatttcctttttagtgcatgggtgtgtgtgcgtgtgtttgtgtgAATGAgccaattgattttttaaaaagtgctgttTGTTCGTTTTTAAATTCTggcagttgatttttttaaatatcatgtgATTGAACATTGATTATTTAtgcttaaattgaaaaaaaaaaacttttggaaatTACTTTTAAATGAGTTAAGTGTGAGTAAGGCAGTAGGATTTCTGGGGGAGTAGCATTCCGTGTATGGAAGAAGGTAAGCCCAAAGTCTCTGGGCCAGGGTGTTACTGTGTATGTCTGAGGAAGAATCACTAGGCCAAAATGTCTGGAGCAGGGTGAGGAAGTGGAAAAGAAGTAGGATATAGTCAGGTGATTAGGGGATAGAAGGTACAGGGCTTGTTGACCGTTCTAAGGATCTATCATTTATTTTGTACGAGATATAAACCCACTGGAGTTTTTGAAGCACAGGAATTATATGTTTAGACTTGtatgttttaatatatatgtgGAAAATAGGTTGGGGAGGGCCAACTTAGAGGCCGAGAGATCATAGGAAAGCCTATTACAGTAACCCAAACTGCAGATGATAGAGTCCAGAGTTACCGTGACTGAGGCGCTTAGGGGATGCTCTGATCCTGGGTATGTTTAATGTACAGCCGGTGGAAATTGCTGAGGGTTTGAATGTGAGGTGTGAGATGAAGAGAGAGACCCAGGGTAGAGTAAAGGATTGTGGCCTCAGCACATGGAATCATGGAAGCGCCATTTGTTACAATGAGAAGCCTTCAGAAAGAACAGATTTGGGCACTACACGATGAGATTAAAATTGTGGTTTCATGCATGCTAAGCTCAAGATGTTGATTAGATCTAAGCGGGCATGTTGAATATGCAGTAGGCTGTACACATTTGGAATGAAGAGAAATCCCAACTGGAGATGTAAATTTGGAAATCAAAAGTTTACAGCTGATAATTGAAATCATGAAATTGGATTAGATACCAAAGATCTGAACATAGAGAAGAGAAACTGAAATGTCTGAGGCAATGATCAGATTATGCAAGTTATTGGTTTACTAAATTCTGCAGACACTTTGGGTACTGAACTCAACTCTCAAATATACAGAGATGCTTCATGAGGTTTCTTTCTGCTTTAAATCCCTAAACTAGAAAGCTTCCTAGctaaacttaaaaacaaattgcATTTGTATCAGGAGATGGAAGTAAGTAAGGTGAACAGGAGCAATAGTGTCTGCTGCGTGGCTTGTATAATTCAAGGAGAAAACACATGAATAGGATTTAAAAtgttgagtttacttttgtgtctGCATGTCTGTCGTTTGACTAATAACAAAGACTGAAGTAACGATCttaacatgtatatattttttttcagagtatACTGTCCTCGTAACTGTATGCAAGCAAATCCACATTATGCTCGTGTGATTGGAACTCGAGTTTACTCTGATGTAAGTATTCTAATTTATACAGCTCTCAATACTCCTTGTGTCTACACACtcacatttaaatgtaaatatatgtacTGATACACAGAACAAGAAAACATGCCATGTGGTACGCATGTTCTCAGAAGAGCTAATCATCAATATCACTCAAAAATAATTCTGGTTGAGATAAGTAGGAGTGGCAGCTACAAGGACACGGAGATGAGAGTGCTCGAGTTGCACCTGGGCCTAGAAAATAGCTCTGCTTGTCTCTGATGCTGAGAGTTGGATTTAGGAGGGGCTGCGGCCAAGTTATTCTGAAGGATAGAGGAGTCCAGCTCTCAGGGGGTAAAGAGGCTGAAAGTGCAAGCCGATGAGTCTAGGTTTTATGTGACAGACATTTAGAAACCATTATAGATTTCTAAGCCAGagaatgacaaaaacaaatttaGGAATTACCCCCTTGACGCACACAGTCGGTAGAATACTAAGGGAACTTGATAATGTAAAGACGTCTGAAACCTACACAGCGCCACCTATTCCTCTGGGTGACCTCATTTAgggcctttgtttttgtttttcagtttagCTTTAACTTTGAAATTATTCTCCTTCTAAATCTCTGTCAAGCTCAAGGTTTACATACATCTTAGCATATCAGTGTCTTGCTGGTATCCTGTAGCCCTCCCATTTGTACTTAGGTCTGTCTAGTCTCTGTTAGagatcctccctccctccttcccccagccctgctccttccctctctcccttccccctgtctctctcttccttcctaccACCCTCctattcctcttcttcctctttcttcttctctctctctctttccatttctagAGTTAGAAATTGTACATTTTACCGATCTGAACCTTCATAGTTTACTTCAGACTAAgttaatttctgtatttattaaaatattctacTCTTTCCACAGataattctttctttccatcATATTAATTCTTACAAAGTGTGGGTATGAAAAGAAATGTCTTCTGACCTTTGAACTCAAATAGGAATGCCTGCTGACTGCATAGTTGTGGGCAAAACAATAGTCTCAAAACACTTTAAGTGCTTGGATTTAGTGAATGTTATATCTAAGCACTTTTTTGCCTTggaaaaaaatgctgatcataCCCTTTtaacagaacagaataaaaacTGTGTACAGAATGATTAATTCAATCTCTTATGAACCATATCGGGAGCAAATATTAATTCATTGTGGAGTTTAAATGGTGACTAAAAAACCTCCTCAGAATAAAGATACAGGCTTTAGATTTATGGTATTTCGTGATGTAGCAAAAACCTGAAAAGGATTAAACAGTTTGGCATTTAGGCTCTCTGATCTGATAAATACTGACTGATGCTGTCGAGTTCACAGAGCAGTAATAAAACAAGGTCATGTAAGATATACATGCTATGTGAACTTAAAAAAGCGTATTAAATCACCCACATATGCATAGAGATAAGAGAAGAACAAACCAATGATAATCGGAAAAGACCTGTGAGCATATGAGGTAGAATGCTTCTCACTGAGGCACTTCAACTATTTGCTTTTGTGGATGTCTTCAGGCTGTACTCAGCTACTGAAAAATTTTAGTTGAACATTGGATTAAAGCAAATGTAAAGATATTTTCAATGTtaagtcccagctgtttgggaggctgaggcaagagaattgcttgagcccagagtttgaggttgctgtgagctaggatgccacggcactctaccaagggtgacaaaatgagactatgtcaaaaaaaacaaaacaacaacaacagaaaaaaaaccttaaaaaagatCTTAACGCATCAAAAGAAATGATTGGACTTTTAGAAGTCAGTTTCAAAAATGTGAAAGTATTAGAccttaaacaataatttttttccatagaaATCATATTCAACCCAAATTATATCTTAGGACATCCCCTGTTACTTTATGAAAAACCATTCAAACCAGGGTGATAGGCACCACAAATTTAGGTAGAAGTTataattgttcttcattttttaggGTAATTCTTTTAGGCAAAATTGCTCTGCATATtatgaattattatattatttaataggAAGATAATATTAAAGATGATATTATTTAATAGAAAATCAACACCGAATCTGCATAGATTATATTACTTAATAGGAAGTAACTGCCCATTTAAGGGGAAAAGGGCCGTTGAAATGTACAGAACTAATGCACATTAGTACATACAGAACTAATGCTGAATTTATATCAGGAAAACTAAACATAAATGAGGTATAAATAATCTGCCCTGTTAACATTTGGCCATGGTGACTCCTCTGTGAACTGACGAAGGCTGAAATTTAAAGAGTGACAAGTAGGGCCTGGAAGAGCTAGAAGACTCTGatttgcctttttcttcctttgacaCTATTAAAGCCTGCAGTTTAGACTGGACAGGTGGTAAAGgtcaaaaaacatacaaaaataaataaataaaaagaaaggggaaaaggtcTTATCATTGAACCCCCTCAAGGTCTGCCTTCAGCGGTGCTCAGAATGAGCCTTGCGTTTGGACATTtgaatcatttctttatgttCACAACATTATCTTGTAGCTGCTCACTGGCTATCAGTAAAGAGACACCATTTCGGTAACTTTAGTCCAAAAGAATAGGCTTGGCACATCCTGCAGGAATTTCCTGATAATGGCGAGTTTGTTTCTTGCCTCCTCAGTTGTCCAGTATCTGCAGAGCCGCAGTCCACGCTGGGGTGGTCCGAAATCATGGTGGTTATGTTGATGTTATGCCTGTGGACAAAAGAAAGACCTACATCGCTTCTTTTCAGAATGGAATCTTCTCCGAAAggtaaacacaaaacaaaacatgtatagGTAGATGTATTTTTCTTATACCATCCATCTCTTCATATACCATACCCTCTTCTCTTTATGATTGCTTTACAATGGACCCATTTAATGTAGGTTCAGAGTGAAGCGGCAGAGCCTGTGTGTTTCCTTAGCACACTTTAGTAAACAGTCTTCCAGGGATGAGAGAAACTGTAGTACCAGAGGTGCCTGTCTCCTGTGAGCTTAtaaaaatcaacaggaaaagcggattacaagtcagaaccactcttTTGTTAATTGATCTTATAATTAAGAAATTTCCTTTATCCGCTTTTGGATTTTCTAGATGAGTTTTTATGTTTCATTCTCTCATGAATGAAAGTGACCAAGGCACTGAATATTTCTCTAATCCAGTTGTCTGACAAAGTGTTTGAGAAAAACAGTGAGTCTGATTTTCCCTAGAACCaagttttctttctgatttgacATTGGATGCCTAGTAGGATATAAATGAACTCTTTCAGGTCATCTTCATGCTATGTAGCCGACCAGTGTTATGTATTTGAATCATTTGAGAAAATACATGTCACTCATTTTATGAAGTAATAATAAACATTAGGAGAAATGGACCtatggtgatttttaaaaatcattactgCTTATGGAAGTAATaataagtcccatttatttgtaTAGATACAGAAActtttgggtattttcctggcTTCTACAAAATTGCTAATGGAAGGTTCGTAGTTTTAGTAATTTCTCTAAAGGATATGCCATACAGGGTAGCTAGAGTGCCTTCTGCATAATCATCTGGGTCATCCTCATAAGACAAATCTGTATTGTGCTTGTCTCTGAGCTGTTGAAAATTTTTCAGATGAGACTATATCAAGGGGCCGTACGCATGTGAGGAGGTGATTTTTCTATACCCTGGCTCCCAGCTTCCTTATATAGTCTTGATACATAAAACAAACTCCTGAGTTACATAATCTGATAGGCGATTGTATCAGCTAAATTGAGTGATAGGGTTTCATTTACCTGtcatatttcttaaatttactttaaaacataaaatcataGATGATCAcctaataaaacaaagaataatattAACTCAGCTCCATCAACAACCCTATAACTTCAGTTCCATAAATGCTAATATCATatgcaaaaatgtaaaaacttcAAAAGTTTACAATTGATGGGACTTGATAATGATTAATAGCATTATCAATGTGTTTAGGAATTTAAAGACAGTATTCCTTGATtgatatttccaaataaaatataaataatttaacaagGAGCAGAATTTACAGCTGTGCATTACTTTATACTTCTGTTTTAAAGTACCTCCAAAATGGTTGAatgctgtgtgtgtgcttgttCGTTAATTTCAGCAAAGAAGTTCTTAGGTCCTTTCAGACTTGACCTTTAAATTTCCTAtcatttttcttgaaattattaAGGGTATTAATCTATATGATAGCAATCtaatttaaattttgtcaaacgtaggaaacaaaaaataagctAAACTCTGAAGGATTGCTGAAGAATTAGCAACCATTTTAACTTGTAGCCGTGCACATCACTCGTAAACCTTAGTCTTAGTATTCCCCAGGGAAAAATGGAATCGCAGCTGCCTTACTCTACATTATTAAAATTGAATAaggtaaaatacaaaaaatacctACAATCTGCCAAGTTTTATAGAGACTGCACTGCACATCTTAAATGTATTTGGTAAACTCGCAGTTTGGCATACAACCAAGATTTAAGGAATTATGTCATCTTCAACCAAGCTTTCCAGCAACAATAAATTATAGTAGCCTAAGAAAGTTGACCATCTGGATTCATATTCATAGAACTGCTCTCTTGACTGTCACAAGAAAGCAtgattttttggaaaaattatttgTGGCAATGGCATCAatgtatttttgcatttttttgcagtttacaGAATCCTCCAGGAGGGAAGGCATTCAGAGTATTTGCTGTTGTGTGAAATGGAACACTTGGAAGAGGATCATAAAGATGATTCCAAATGCCATATTTCTCAAGTTTGTATAAAACTGTAACATTACTGTACAGAAGATAGCAACTATTTTCATCCCCAAAAAGTGCCAAATGCATATAAATCTTGAAACAGACAGagtctattaaaagaaaaaaaaaaaaaaaacatgggacATTAGCTTtggtaaaagtaatgaaaatgtaATGGTTTTAGAAATCCTGTGTTAAATATTGCTATATTTTCTTAGCAGTTATTTCTACAGTTAATTACATATTCATGATTGTTCTACATTTCATATACCATATGGTGCTTTATATATGCCACTAATGAAATGAATCTAAACATTGAATGTGAATGACCCTCAGAAAATCATCTGGTGCATTTAAAAAAGTCAACTCTGAAGTTGAAAGAAATCTCATCTTCCCATTTCCCCCAGTCCAGTGCTACGCCATTACCTTCTTCAAATAATCTCAAACGATTTTCTACTTAATACCTGTATagttttttcttctgcttagtcATATAGAATATTAAGTTCTGATATTGCActtattattttgtataaaatCTTTTAATATCTGAATGAATCTGTTAAAATGTCTGATTGCTTGGGAATGGTCTTAAGTGGATGGACTGAAGTCCGAGTTAGTGGTGTGAAAACATTCCCACTGATCGTATAGTACACGTTGGGTTCAGTGTGGGCAGCCAGAGCTTTCTGCGTATTGTTAAAATTGAGGttgcaaattttcttttgtatccTGGCAAATACTCCTGCAGGCCAGgaagtataataataaaaagtttaaccAAGATGGACTAATGTATCACATCACCATTGCCACTGATTCTCTTAAGGGTAAATATGGCCTTCTGTATAAATGTTGTCGTATTATGGTACCTATAATGGTGATATATTTGTTTCTATGAAAAATGTACTGTGCTTTGATACTAAAAATCTGTACGTtacttttggtgatttttttttctgctgatgaATTTATCTTTtcctataaatatattaaaatgaatcATGTTTCCAAGTATTATTTTCAGTTCTCTTTGCATCCTTATTTAAATTTAGAAGTCACTTTaagataaatgaacaaaattattaTAAACCTTCAAAATCAGATTTATTGAAATTCGtataaataatgtattattttgtgTGCAAAAATCAACCTAATTAGGCATTTGTATgtgaaagagaaaacatttttgtgaTAGAAGTGTAGGAAGGGAGAATTTGTGTATAATGAGAAAGAtgaatttgtaaagtataaggaaATGATCTGCAATATAAAGTGATTATAAAAGAATTGACAAGACaattacttcaaatatttttcacaaGTAAATGAGTAGGAGATCAGCAGATGGAAGGGAGATAAagttgtttggggatcaggaggAGCAAGAGAGCcataataaaataggaaaaatgaaaaaagaggtgCTTACAGAAATAGACACTAACATTTTATGATCTTTATCAAAGATTGTCAGGATGGTAAGTGGCTCAAAATACTGGTAATCACAACaatgattttatatattataaatttcaaaacataatgCAGAATTTGTGGGAACATCTTTTCCAAAAGATACTTTACCCCTTTCTTAAACAGTGTGGCTTTACCATACTCACCTTACTCCTGCCCCCAGGAGCAAAG encodes:
- the CRISPLD1 gene encoding cysteine-rich secretory protein LCCL domain-containing 1 isoform X3, whose amino-acid sequence is MNMSATHIVHSDVLDLSVHIIHRGNWWGHAPYKHGRPCSACPPSFGGGCRENLCYKEGSDRYPPREEETNEIERQQTQVHDTHVQTRSDDSNRNEVISTQQMSQIVSCEVRLRDQCKGTTCNRYECPAGCLDSKAKVIGSVHYEMQSSICRAAIHYGIIDNDGGWVDITRQGRKHYFIKSNRNGIQTIGKYQSANSFTVSKVTVQAVTCETTVEQLCPFHKPASHCPRVYCPRNCMQANPHYARVIGTRVYSDLSSICRAAVHAGVVRNHGGYVDVMPVDKRKTYIASFQNGIFSESLQNPPGGKAFRVFAVV